Below is a window of Thermodesulfitimonas autotrophica DNA.
CAGGACCACCAGCGCGTCGCATACGCGCCCGGCAGCATCCAGCACTGTTTTAAGCCAGGTAGCCTCGTTTTTCACCCGCAGCATTCCCACAATACGCACCACAACTCCTCCCCCTGCGGAAAAGGCCAGTTAACTCCTGAAATGCCGGCCCGGTTTTACGCCTGATACGTCGCCGGTTTCTTGCCCCCGCGACCTCTCACCCCTCGGCCTGCAGGAAGCGCCGGGCAAGCTCTGCCGCGCCCTCCGCCAGAAAAATTTCCGCCAGGATGCGACGCGCGCGCGGCGCGGAAAGATCGAAGACCCGCTTCAAAGATTCAACCGTATCTTCCGGGTACTCCCGCGGGTTGAGGATATGAACGATCCGGGCTACCGCCGGCACGAACTCCGTGTTTTCACGCACTGCCACCAGGTAGTGGGCCAGCGCTTCTTCTAAATCACCGCGCTCCTCGGCGCACCGCCCCAGGTAAAAGAGCGTCTGGTAACCAGTCACCGCCTCCTCCACCGCGTAATAGGCGGGGCACTGCCGGTGGGCGCGTGCCTGCAAAAATGCCTCCTGCGCCGCCGCGTAATCCCTTCTTTCAAAAAGCAAGACCCCACGGGCAAAATGGAGGTAAGGGTGGTCGGGATAAACCGCAAGGCCGTTCGTTGCTATGCGGAGCGCCTCGTTCTTCTCCCCGGCAAGGTAAAGGCTCTGAACCAGGTACTTGAGGAGCTTCGGACCATAAACCACCCCGGGGCTCGACCCCGCCGCCGCCCGCAGGAAAGCTTGGGTAGCTCGAGGGTAATCGCCCTGCCGGAAGTACTCCACGCCCAGGTGGAAATTCACCACGGGATCGTCCGGAAACCGCGCCGCTTCCCGCTCCATAAGCTGCAGGTTCCGCTCCCGCTTTCGCTTCGCGGCAAGGTTGGCCTCGAGATAACCGTGGTGAAAGAGAGTGATGTCCTCGCGGATGGCAAAGCGGGCCTCTGGGTTGCGGCGCAGGATCGCCGGGATAATTTGTTCGTGAACCCTCCCCTCGTAACGGTGGTCCGGGTGGTTCCGGAAAAAGCGAAAAACTACGTCTGGCGCTTGCTCAACCCGGTTTCCCACGTTGTAAAAGTTGACAATTTTGAAAAAATAGCCCGCCGCGTCCGTAGTTGCCACAATCTCCCGCAACTTTTGCGCATCTTCCCCGGCGAATTCCTCGTCCGCGTCAAGAAAAAGAATCCATTCCCCCGCCGCCTGTTCCAGGGCGAAGTTGCGCGCGGCGCTGAAGTCCCCCCGCCAGCGAAAATGGAAAACCTTCGCGCCAAGGCGGTGGGCGATGGCCGGCGAGTCGTCCCGGGAACCGGTATCGACCACGATAATCTCGTCGGCCGCCGCCCGGGAACTTTCAATCGCCCGCGCCAGGTAGGCCGCCTCGTCCTTCACAATCAAGCAGAGCGAAATGCGGTCCGCCAAGGCTCTCACCTCTTCTTTTTCCAGTTTATGAGAGAAGGCCCACGGCGGTGCGCGAGTAACCAAATTATGGTAGCAAGCATAGGATAAGGGAAAAGGATACCCCTGCAAGGAGTGATAACCTTGCCCAACTTCAAGGTTTTCCAAGATGTTGCCGATGAAATGCGGGTGAAAATCTTCGGAAGCGAGGACGTAGCCCTGAATACCGACACCGGCGGCCGGCTGGCCATTACCTCCCCCGGTCTGGCGATTACTACCGGCACGGGCTCACTTGCAGTCTCGATCGGTACCGGTGACCTTCCCGTTACCTCGGCAGGTCTCGCCATCACGACCGGTGCGGGAGCGCTCGCCGTCTCCATCGGCACGGGTAATGTGCCGGTAACTTCAACCGGGTTGGCCATCACCACCGGCGCGGGAGCGCTTTCGGTTTCAATTGGTACGGGAGACCTCCCGGTAACCTCCGCGGGCTTGGCCATCACCACCGGTACCGGATCGCTCTCCGTCTGCATCGGCACCGGCATAGTAGGTACCGCAATTAATTCCCGCACAATTCTCGACACCTCGGAGGATATCACCGTCACCACCGTTTACGCGCCGGCCGTAACAACCAACGTCCTCGAGTACATCACCTACACCCTGGCCGCCGTCAACACCGGCACCACCGCCGCCCAGGTGAAGGTCCAGATCAGCCCGAACAACACCAGCTGGATCGACGACGGCACCGCAGTTACCGTTGATGCGGGAGCCCTCGTCACCCTGGTGCCCTCGGTTTTCCTCAAGTACGTGCGGTTGGCCGCTATCGCCACCACTACCAGCGCTACCCTCACCGCCTTCATCCAGGGGCAGAAGTAACGGTAAAAGACCAGCACACAACAACAAAACTCGGCGGTTCCGCCGAGTTTTGTACTTTACGGAGCCGGTGCCGGTTGATGTCGTTCAAGCCCGATTTCCCCGCCAACGCAAGACTGTCTAAGGTCGGAAGCAACAAAAAAGTGGGGCCCCTGCGCGAGTAACAGGGGCCCGGGCCGCGCTGGTTTTTACGGGCAGATTGTGTCGTCAACGCAGATGATGGTGTAGGAGCAAAGGTTATCAATCGTGAAGGCATAGGAGAGTTGGCCGGCCACGTAAGTGGGGGTAGTGGTGATGCTGCCAGGGCTGCAGGCAACGGAATAGGTTACACTGGGCAACGTTTGGCCGCAGCAGACGTGCACGCCCGCTGGCAACTGCGTTGAACACTGCGAAGAAAGGATGTTGCAGTAGTCCTGGAAGGTCGCACCGTCCTGCAGGTACTGGTACTCGAACTGGGCATCGCAAGTGAAGGAGAGGGTTGGCGGTACCGTGCTCAGGTCGACGGTAACCCCGTAAATATGAGCGTTGCACTCGTCGCCCGGTCCGACCGGGGTGTGCGCCGGATTGGTGCAGGTGAGTGTTTCCGTCCAGTTTAGCCCAATCGTAGTTATCTCCTCGACGCAAAGTTTCCGGATAGCCACAATAATCCCTCCACCTGTTTTTCACATTATACTGCTATGCCCAGCAGAAGGTTACAAATCCCAGTAAACAGCAGCAGCAATCCGCCGACCTAGCCCATATTATGAAGCGACGGGAGATCCGGTAAGGATGTGAGCCCCGGGTGACAGGCGGTATCAGTTTGTGCATGATCGTCAGAGACGAAGCCCAAAACCTTCCCCGCTGTCTTCAAAGCGCTGCTGGATTTGTGGATGAGATAATCGTCATCGATACCGGTTCGCGCGACACCACTCCCCATCTAGCCGCGCAGTACGGCGCCCGGGTCTTTTACTTGCCGTGGCCGGATGATTTTTCCCAGGCACGCAACGAAAGCCTTAAATATGCCACGGGCGAGTGGATCCTCATCTTAGACGCCGATGAAGAACTGCCCGCAGAGACAGCCGCACGGTTGAAAGAACTGGCTGCGACCACCGGTGTGGAAGCCTGGATTTTCACCGTTGTAAACCACATCGATCCCGCAACGGGGCTGCGCACCCGCCACCCAAACCTGCGGCTTTTCCGCAACCGGAAGGAATACCGCTTCGAAGGAAAAGTTCACGAACAGGTGAAGAGGAGCATTCTCCGTGCCAACCCTGGTGCCGTCATCGGCTACAGCGGCCTTATCATCAACCACTACGGCTACAACCGGGCGGCGCGGGGGCGCCGCGCTAAGACCGAGCGCAACATCGCCCTGCTGCACCGGGCTCTAACCGATAATCCGACGGACTCTTTCATCCACTACAACCTGGCGGTCAGCCTCTTCGCGCTCGGGGATTACGAAAAGGCGCAAAAACACTACGAAGCGGCGGTTGCCAGCCTAAAAGAGCCTGCCGGCTTTGCTCCCGCTCTCTACCGAAATTACGCCGTCTGCCTTTACGAGATGGGCGCGTACGCCCGCGCCCTTGAGGTTGCGGATACGGGGCTTGCCTACTTTCCCGACTACCCCGACCTTTACTTTTTAAAGGGGCAGGTCTTCTGGGACCTTGGACTCCTCACCGAAGCCGAAGCCTGCTTTAAGAAATGCCTCCGCTTCCGGCAGGTCCCGCCCGAGTACCCGACGACCGAAGGTGTGACCTCCTATCTCGCCCGGGAAAACCTGGCGCTTATCCAGGTCCGCGCCGGCAGGTACGCAGCGGCGGTGGATTTCGCCCTTCAGGCCGCCGCGGAAAACCCCGCCCCGGACCTCCTCCGAAACCTCTGCAGGTTCATGCGCCAGGCTAACTTCAGCGGAAAGGAGATGGTTACCCGCCTAACCGAAAGCCTGGGTCTCCCCGTAGCAGAAGCAGCCCGGCTTCTCTTTGATGGAGGAGAATATGCTACCTGCCTTAACCTTCTCGCAGAAGAGACTATCGGGAACCCGGAAACAACACTTCTCAGGGCCAGATGTTTCCTGCACCTGGGCGACTTCACCAGGGCCGAGGAATCTCTATCTCAACTGGAAGCTGGCGGGGCGCTTGGCGGCGAAATCCTCAAAACTACCTGCCTCGCCCGGTGGCTCCGGCAGCCCCCGCAGAGTGCCAAACGATTCCTGTATGGCTGCGATGAGCAAGCTGATCCGGTTGCAACCGCCTGCATGCTTGCCGAAGCCGCAATAATGGGAAAAGGTGCTGGTCCACCGCCCGAAGCCCCAGCTCTTCAGGAAGAAATACTGGCGCTGGCGCTGGCCGCCTATCAGTGTGGCGGTGTAGCAGTTGCCCGCACGATCTGCCGCGCGGCAGGTGCGCACGACGATGCAAGAGCCTATCTTTTACTCGGAGAATACGCTCTTAGTAAAGGTCAGAACCGGGAGGCTCTGGAACTGCTTGAGTTCGCGCTAAAAGAGCAGCCGGGAGACGCCCGGGCGCATTTTCTCTACGGCTGCGCCTGCGCCGGCGCAAACCTTCATTTTGAGGCCTTCACCCACCTCTGTCGCGCTGCCCAGCTGGCCCCCGCAGAGAGGTGCTTCGCCGCCTGGGCCGGCGAGCAGCTAATTAGCGCGCTTCTGACTCTGGTTTACGCCGGCCTCAACCGGGAGCCCCAGAACACATCTTTACGCGTAGCATTATTCCGGCTGGCCGCTGCACGCAGGCAGGCGGCGCGGCTAAAGGAGGCGTCCTGCAGTGGGAGTACCGAGGCTTAGCCTCTGTATGATCACCCGCAACGAAGCCGAAAATATTGGTCGTTGTCTCGAAAGCGTTCGGGAGTTTGTGGACGAGATCGTGGTCGTCGACACCGGTTCGGTTGACGATACCACGGCGGTTGCGGCCGGATACGGCGCAAAGGTCATTACCACCGTGTGGCAGCACGACTTTGCGGCCGCCCGCAATCTTTCGCTTGCCCACGCTACGGGCGACTGGATCTTCTTTCTCGACGCCGACGAGGAACTCGCGCCAGAAAGCGGGTCCGCGCTTACGCGCCTTGCACGCACAGGCGATAAAGAAGCCTATTTCGCCCTGATTACCAACCTGCTTCCCGGCGGGGCCGAACTCACGGCACCGAGCATCCGCCTTTTCCGCAACCGGGAGGGCTACCGCTTTAGAGGAAGGCTCCACGAACAGGTCGTAGACTCGATCCTCGCCCATGCCGGACAGCAGCGGATCGGCCAGGCGCCAATCCGGATTCTCCACCACGGCTACGACCCGGCCACTTTTAATATCCAGGCCAAGATCAGGAGAAACCTTGCTATCCTTGAGCGTTACCCGCCCGAGGAGCGAGACAGTTTTTTTTACTACAACCTGGGGACCGAGTACCTGCGCCTCGGTAGGTGGAAGGAGGCGCTCGCGAACTACCGGGAGGCACTCCGGCTCACCCACCCGGCGAAGATCTACGGTCCCATTCTCGTCAAGCGGACGATCAACGCCCTAATGGCGCTCAGGCGGTTCCGGGAAGCCGTCGGCCACCTTCGTTACTACCAAACCCTTTACCCCGACTTCCGGGACCTCGTCTTTCTCGAAGCCCTCTGCCACCTGGAGACCGGGCGCTATACCGAAGCGCAGGAGTGCCTCCGGCGTTACGGCGTACTGCCCCCGCCCCCAATCTGGTATCCCGTGGAAAAATGGCCTGAGCCTCCGGAAACCCTTGCCGCCCGGATCAGGCCCCTGGTGCGCCGCAGGGAAGGCCCGCCGCTCAGCGTATGTATCATCGGCCGGGACGAGGCCTCCTGCATTGGTGCTTGCATCAAAAGCGTCGCCGAAATCGCCGCCGAAATCATCTTTATCGATACCGGCTCCACCGACCAAACGCCCTACCTCGCCTACCAGCTCGGTGCTAAAGTTCACCGCGCGTCCTGGCAGAATAACTTCGGCACCGCCCGGAACCTCGCGCTCGCCGCAGCCACCGGCGAATGGATTCTGGTACTCGACGCCGACGAAGTCCTCCAGGAGGCAAGCCGTAACGCGCTCCCGGAGCTGTTGAAAGCGGCCGATCGGGATGCTTACCTGCTCCCCATCCGCACCTTTCTTGACCGCAGACTTTCGCTGCTGAACTGTTACCTGAAGGGAAGCTGCCGCCTCTTCCGGAATAGAAACTACCGCTACCAGGATGCGGTTGACGAAACCATCCTCCCGGCGGTCGAAGCAGCCGGCGGTACGGTAGGCTGTGCGCCTATTACCGTCGACCACCTGCATTTTCTCAGGCCGGAGAAGGAAATTGCCCGCAGACGGGCGTGGAAGATCGCCGCGATCAGGGAGCATCTCACAAGCGCACCCGCCGAGCAATGCTGCGCCCTCGGCAGGGAGTCTTTTTACGCCCGGGACTTCACCGCCGCCACGCAATACTTGGGGGAAGCGTACCAGACCCTCGCCAAGAGCGCGCCACCCGACATCTTTGCGTTATACGCCCTGGCGCTGATAAACACCGGCAACTACGCTCAGGCCATAGCGGTCCTGACCGAAGGAGTGGCGATTCACCCCGACTATACCGATCTTCTTTACCTCCTGGCCGTCGCTTGCTTTCAGCGTGGCGACCTTGGCACGGCCGAACAGCTTTTCCGTCGCTGTCTGGCGCTGGGTGATGCGCCGTGGGAGAAGTACCTCGTAACCCCAGGCGCCGGTAGCTACAGGGTCTTACTCTCGCTCGGCCCGCTTTACGCGCGCACCGGGAGGACCAAAGAGGCAATCGCGACGCTCCTGGAGGCGGCTAGGCACCCCGCAGCTTTCGAGCCAGCGGTCGAAAGCCTCACCATATTGCGGGAAGAGCTTGGTGTCCCGCCCGATCAGTTTCTCTCAGAAAAGGGTCTCTGCAACACCCGCAGCCTCAGCGCCGTAGCGCAGACCCTGGCCAGAACCGGGCAGTTTGCGGAAAGCCTCTACTATCTCTTACTGGCGAGCAAAGAGAGTGAAAAAGAACCCCCGCCGGGGGATTTCGCGCCCCTTCTCCAGGCAATGGAGACACTACGCACGGCATTCTGGCACCACTTTAGGCTCGTGGGGAATCAGGAGGGTTGTTCGGGCGGCTGATTCTCGGGAACACCCGCCCGAACCCACGCCGGCTTACGCATTTTCAGGGGCACAAACCCCTCTCAACTCACAGCAGCCCCAGCTCCTTCTTTCTGGGTGCGCAGACCTGCTCCCAGTCGCACCCCGCGCAAAAGGCCGCAAACCAGCCGGGAGGCGTTGCCGCCACCTTCTCCTTTACCGCCGCCCAGCGCACCCGCTCGCCCACTTTGACACCAAGGTGCGCCGCCGCCGCTGCATCCATTTTCCTGATTTCGGCGTCCACGCCCGGCTTGGCCTGACACTTGTCACCTTCAAGCGTCGGGCAGGCGCGGCAGACATCATCCGCTCCGGCGACAAGCTCGACCTCTTCGCCCGCTTGGGCCCGCTCCATCACTTCCCGCAGGTTTGCGACGAATTCCTGGCTGTACCCTTCACCCCGGAAAAAGTGCAGGCAGATCAGGTGGTGCCCCCGCAGTTTAAGCAAGCGAACCCCTCCCTAATCTCCCTCACGGCCGTGTACCGCGCCACTTAACTGCCAGGACTACCAGGGCCGCACCGGCCACTAGCAGGCTGGCAACCTGGCCGAGGGTAAGGTAGGCACCCGCCGGCGGCGAGACGCGGAAGAAATCAATGAAAAACCGGTAAGCGCTGTAAAAAATTAGGTAGAGAATAGCTAACTGCCCAGCAAAACGCTGGCGCCGGCGAAAATAGAGGAGCGCGCCGAAAATCAGCGCCCCGAGAAGAACGGCGTAAAGCTGGGTCGGGTGGCGGGGCACGCCGTCAAAGGGGAAGGCCACCGCCCAGGGAACCGTAGTCGGTTTCCCGTAACAGCAGCCGTTCAAGAAACAGCCGATGCGGGCAAAGGGGTAGCCCGCGGCCGCTCCAAAAGCCGCAACGTCGGCTATATCGCCAAAGCGCAGGCCGCCTCTCCGGCCGTAAAGCCACATTAAGGGAACCGCCACGATTACCGCGCCGTAGAAGGAGAGGCCGCCGTCCCACACCCGGACAATCTCCTGCGGGTGCGCCGCAAAGTAGGGCCATTCAATCAGCACATAGGCAATGCGGCTCCCGATTATACCACCAACAACGAGGAGTATGGTCAGGTTGAGGACGAAATCCGGGTCGATCCCCCGCCGCTTCGCCTCCCGCTCCCCGGCAAGTAGCCCCACTAAAACGGCCACCGCTAGCATTACGCCGTAGCTGTGCACCGCAAAATTACCGATGTGAAAGAGAACCGGCCACATCCTTATTCTGCCTTCTTCGCCGAATTTATTTACCCGTTTATTCTTTGCGCGCGCACTCCTGCTCCCGACCCGTCAGCACCCCCAGCGCGTGGCCGAGAACCGGCAAGATCACCCCGAGGCACTCCCGGACCGCCTGGGGGCTTCCCGGAAGATTCACGATCAGCGTCTTCCCCCTGATCCCGGCCACGGCCCGGCTCAGAATGGCCCGGGGGGTAATCTTGAAGGTTTCCCACCGCATCGCCTCGGCAAGCCCCGGTACCTCCCGTTCAATCACGGCAAGGGTCGCTTCCGGTGTGTTGTCGCGGGGACCCAGCCCCGTGCCACCCGTGGTCAAAACCAGGTCTACTCCTGCCGTAACGAAGTCGAGGAGCGTGCCCGTGATCGCTGCCAGGTCGTCACTCACAATCCGGATCTCGTCTACCTGCCACCCCTGGTCCGCCACCAGTTCCTTCACTGCTTGCCCGCTTAAGTCTTCCCGTTCACCCCGGGCACCTTTATCGCTCACCGTTAGCACCGCAACCCGGAACAAGGCGATCCCTCCTTTTTTAAACCTTAAAAAGTCCGCTGCTACGCACCGCCGCGCCGGTAAACCCCGCTCTTCCCGCCAGCCTTATACTCCAAGCGGATCTCCTGAATCACCGCTTCCCGGTCGACCGCCTTGACCATATCGTATAAAGTCAGCGCGGCCACCGCAACCGCCGTCAACGCCTCCATCTCCGCGCCGGTCCGGTCCATCGCCTTCACCCGGGCCGTTATCTCCACCCGGCTTGCCGCCTCATTCAACATAAAGTCCACCGCCACGCTTGTAAGCCGCACCGGGTGACAGAGCGGCACCAGCCGTGGCGTTTCCTTGGCCGCCATAATTCCCGCCACCCGAGCGACCGCCAGCACGTCCCCCTTTGGCATATCACCCGCCGCAATCAGACGCAGTGTCTCGGGCCGCACTCGCACCGCCCCGAAAGCCGCCGCCTCCCGCAAGGTCTCCGGTTTCTCCTCTACCGCTACCATCCGCGCCCGTCCGGCAGCATCGAGATGGGTGAGCTCCACTCACAATCCCTCCCGTCAAAGTATGCTTTCCCGAAGCCAAAGCCCCCGGCCGCAAAAACCGGACGTTTTACTCCTGAACGTAAAGCACCTGCCCGCAGTCGCGCAGGTCGTAGCCCCCGCGGGCGAGCACGGCCGCCCGGAACTCCGGGTCCCCGAGCACCACGCGCAGCCGCTCCCCTACTTTGCCCTCCCAGTGCTCCTTTAAGACACAAAGGTCGTAACGCTCCTCCGCCACCGGTACGAAGTCGAGCCCGAGCGCTACCGCTGCCGCCCTGATACCCAGACCTACGTCAGCAGTGCCGCCCGCTACCGCCGCCGCGACCGCCATGTGAGTGTACTCCTCCCGCTGGTAACCCGTGATCCGTTGGGGATCAAGCCCTAACCGGCGCAGGTGAAAATCGAGGAGCACCCGCGTGCCCGCACCCCGCTGCCGGTTCACAAAACGGACCTCCTCCCGGAGCAGGTCAGAAAAGTCCCTAATTCCCTTCGGGTTCCCCGGTATCACAATGAACCCCTGCTCCCGGTAGGAAAGGTTCACCAGCACCACCGGCACGCCCGCGAGATAACGCTGGACATACGGAACGTTATACTCCCCCGTTTCCTCGTCCAAAAGGTGGGTCCCCGCCGCGTGGGCCTCGCCCCGCTTGACCGCCAGCAGCCCCCCGAGACTCCCTACGTGGGCAGAAGAGAGAGTCGCCTCCGGGAACTTCAGGCGCAGAAAGTTGGCGATGATGTCTAACGCCAGATCGTGGCTGCCGATAATAACAATCGTCTCCTCAATTTCCCGCCGGGTGCGTAAAAGCTCCACCGTTACCACGCTGCCGGCCTCGAATCCTTCCGCGAAGCGCGGCACCCGCAAAATCCCGTCCGCTTGGACGAGGGTCATTAAGCGGCCCGCCCCTCGCCCGAGCGGCGTAGCGACGATTTTTTCCCCGGTGCGCCCAAGCTTCACCCGGACAAACTCCTCCACACCCGCCGGCGAGACCACCCGCCGGGAAAGAGTTGCCGCCACCTTTTCCCGGTCCGGAACCACCCGCCCCTGTTTGGCGAAGATGACTGGCCGGGCAAAAAGTTCAGCGTTCAGAACTGTCGAAACCGGGTAGCCGGGAAGGCCGATAAAAGGCTTTCCCGCAACAGCCCCGAGGACGACCGGTTTCCCCGGCTTGATTGCCACCCCGTGTGCAAAAAGGGTCCCGCACGCGCGCACGACAGCGGCGGTGAAGTCCTCCCGCCCTGCCGAAGCCCCGGCGATGGTCAAGACCATGTCATATTCCGCCGCCGCCCGGCTAACCGCGTCTTTGAGGGCGGCGAAATCGTCCGGAATGATCTCGTGGCGGACGGGAACCCCACCCCATTCCCGCACCATTGCCGCCAGCATCGGGCTGTTAAAGTCGACAATGTCACCGGGCTTAAGCGCCGTCCCCGGTGCCACGACCTCTGTGCCGGTAGGAATAAGTGCTACCCGGGGCTGGGGGTGAACGGCCACCGTGGTAACCCCGCCCGCCAGCAGCGCCCCCACATCCACCGGCCGGATGGAGTAGTTCGCCGGCAGCAACATCTCCGTCGCCACCACGTCTTCCCCCATGACCCGGACATTCTGGTAGGGGAAAACCGCCGCCGTGATCTCGATCACATCCGGCGTCACCGCATGGGTATCCTCCACCATGATCACCGCGTCGCACCCTTCCGGCAGCACGTCTCCCGTATCGACGGGGAACGCCTCCTCGCCCACCCGCAAACGGAGCGGCGACTGCTCGGTTGCCCCGAAGGTCCGCCGGGCCTGCACCGCGTACCCGTCCATGGCCGCAGCGTGGAAATGGGGGTGCGAAACTGCAGCGAAAACAGGGCCCGCCGTCACCCGGCCGCAGGACGCCGCTACGGGAACAGTTTCTGCCGGCCCCGGATCCAAGGCTCCCAAGTTCCGCAAGAATTCCCAATAGCCGGCCAGCGCTTCCTCTAGTGGTTTTTCTTCAAGAAATATTTCGCGTTTCATCCGCCCCTCCCTCAAAGCAAGAAAAAGTCCACCATCTCGCCTGCCTCGGCCCCGGCAACATCGAGGGGCAACCGGATGAGCCCCTCCGCTTCGCTCAAGGTGGCAATGAGCCCCGATTTTCCTAAAATCGGCTCTGCGACCAGGACACCGTTTTCGACCACCAGGCGCGCCCGGAAATAATCTTCCCGTCCCGGCGCGGAGCGGAGCGAGCGACCCAGCCGCACCTTGAGCGGCACACGATCTATCCTCTCCGGCTCTAAAAGCGGCCGGACCAGGAACTCAAAGACCACCAGGGCCGAAACTGGGTGGCCCGGCAGGCCTACGACCAGCCTTCCATTTACTACAGCACCCACCGTGGGTTTGCCGGGCTTCACCGCCAGCCCGTGGAAGAGCACTTCCGCCCCCGGAAGCGCTGCCACCGCCCGGAGCGTCAGGTCTCGTACCCCAACCGAGCTGCCCCCGGTAAGAAGCACCATCTCAGCCGCTGCCAACGCCTCCGATAGGACTTCCTCCAACGCGCTCAGCTCGTCCCGCACCACGCCGAAAACGACCGGCACCCCACCGGCCGCGCAAACCGCAGCGGCAAGCGCCGGCGTATTCACGTCCCGCACCTGCCCCGGCGCAGGCGTCGCTTCAATCCCCACGATTTCGTCACCCGTGCCGATAATCCCGACGACAGGCCGTTTTGCGACTGACACCCGCGCCACCCCGCAAGCGGCAAGGAGCCCGATATCTTGCGGCCGCAACCTCCTGCCCGCCGGCAAAATTACCGCACCCGCCCGGACGTCATCCCCCCGCCGGACCACGTTTTCCTCTGGCGCCACGGGGCGAAGGACCGCAACCATATCTGAGCTAACTTCTTCCGTATGTTCTACCATCACGACGGCATCGGCTCCCTCCGGCAGCATCCCGCCCGTCGGGATCCGCCAGGCCTCGCCCGGCCCAACCCGCCCGTTAGGAGCCTGGCCCATCAATACTTCGCCGGTTACCCGGAGATAGGCAGGCAGCCCTTCCGAGGCCCCGAAAGTATCCGCAGCCCGAACCGCGAAGCCATCCATCGTCGCCCGGTCAAAGCCCGGCACGTCTTCCCGTGCCTGCACGGGCCCGGACAGCACCCGCCCAAGCGCCTCCGCCAGCGGGACCTCCTCGCAAGGCAGGGGGCACAGGCGCTCCGCTAACTTTTGCCGCGCCGCCGCAAGCGTAAGCGTGGTGAAGAGCAATTTCCCGCCTCCGTAGCTCAAAACCTGGGAAAATCGTAGCACAAAACCAGCCCGGTGGTCAATTAAGAAAGAGCTGCTCTGTCCCTGTTACCCCAGTAAATAGAGCGCCCTTCAGCAGTTACCTGGCAACGGTGTAACCCGTAGGATAGACCCGGAGGGTATAGCACGCCCGCCCGCAAACGCTCGCGCCAGCGCGGTTTAGCCACCCGCCAAGCGGCGCCGGCTTGAACGCCACCAGTTCGGCCCGCCACTGGCGACAATATGCAGCCCCTTCCTGAGAATCCGGGATT
It encodes the following:
- a CDS encoding TPR domain-containing glycosyltransferase; translated protein: MIVRDEAQNLPRCLQSAAGFVDEIIVIDTGSRDTTPHLAAQYGARVFYLPWPDDFSQARNESLKYATGEWILILDADEELPAETAARLKELAATTGVEAWIFTVVNHIDPATGLRTRHPNLRLFRNRKEYRFEGKVHEQVKRSILRANPGAVIGYSGLIINHYGYNRAARGRRAKTERNIALLHRALTDNPTDSFIHYNLAVSLFALGDYEKAQKHYEAAVASLKEPAGFAPALYRNYAVCLYEMGAYARALEVADTGLAYFPDYPDLYFLKGQVFWDLGLLTEAEACFKKCLRFRQVPPEYPTTEGVTSYLARENLALIQVRAGRYAAAVDFALQAAAENPAPDLLRNLCRFMRQANFSGKEMVTRLTESLGLPVAEAARLLFDGGEYATCLNLLAEETIGNPETTLLRARCFLHLGDFTRAEESLSQLEAGGALGGEILKTTCLARWLRQPPQSAKRFLYGCDEQADPVATACMLAEAAIMGKGAGPPPEAPALQEEILALALAAYQCGGVAVARTICRAAGAHDDARAYLLLGEYALSKGQNREALELLEFALKEQPGDARAHFLYGCACAGANLHFEAFTHLCRAAQLAPAERCFAAWAGEQLISALLTLVYAGLNREPQNTSLRVALFRLAAARRQAARLKEASCSGSTEA
- a CDS encoding DUF1284 domain-containing protein, with product MLKLRGHHLICLHFFRGEGYSQEFVANLREVMERAQAGEEVELVAGADDVCRACPTLEGDKCQAKPGVDAEIRKMDAAAAAHLGVKVGERVRWAAVKEKVAATPPGWFAAFCAGCDWEQVCAPRKKELGLL
- the lgt gene encoding prolipoprotein diacylglyceryl transferase, producing the protein MWPVLFHIGNFAVHSYGVMLAVAVLVGLLAGEREAKRRGIDPDFVLNLTILLVVGGIIGSRIAYVLIEWPYFAAHPQEIVRVWDGGLSFYGAVIVAVPLMWLYGRRGGLRFGDIADVAAFGAAAGYPFARIGCFLNGCCYGKPTTVPWAVAFPFDGVPRHPTQLYAVLLGALIFGALLYFRRRQRFAGQLAILYLIFYSAYRFFIDFFRVSPPAGAYLTLGQVASLLVAGAALVVLAVKWRGTRP
- a CDS encoding DUF6385 domain-containing protein codes for the protein MPNFKVFQDVADEMRVKIFGSEDVALNTDTGGRLAITSPGLAITTGTGSLAVSIGTGDLPVTSAGLAITTGAGALAVSIGTGNVPVTSTGLAITTGAGALSVSIGTGDLPVTSAGLAITTGTGSLSVCIGTGIVGTAINSRTILDTSEDITVTTVYAPAVTTNVLEYITYTLAAVNTGTTAAQVKVQISPNNTSWIDDGTAVTVDAGALVTLVPSVFLKYVRLAAIATTTSATLTAFIQGQK
- a CDS encoding tetratricopeptide repeat-containing glycosyltransferase family 2 protein; protein product: MADRISLCLIVKDEAAYLARAIESSRAAADEIIVVDTGSRDDSPAIAHRLGAKVFHFRWRGDFSAARNFALEQAAGEWILFLDADEEFAGEDAQKLREIVATTDAAGYFFKIVNFYNVGNRVEQAPDVVFRFFRNHPDHRYEGRVHEQIIPAILRRNPEARFAIREDITLFHHGYLEANLAAKRKRERNLQLMEREAARFPDDPVVNFHLGVEYFRQGDYPRATQAFLRAAAGSSPGVVYGPKLLKYLVQSLYLAGEKNEALRIATNGLAVYPDHPYLHFARGVLLFERRDYAAAQEAFLQARAHRQCPAYYAVEEAVTGYQTLFYLGRCAEERGDLEEALAHYLVAVRENTEFVPAVARIVHILNPREYPEDTVESLKRVFDLSAPRARRILAEIFLAEGAAELARRFLQAEG
- a CDS encoding glycosyltransferase, with product MGVPRLSLCMITRNEAENIGRCLESVREFVDEIVVVDTGSVDDTTAVAAGYGAKVITTVWQHDFAAARNLSLAHATGDWIFFLDADEELAPESGSALTRLARTGDKEAYFALITNLLPGGAELTAPSIRLFRNREGYRFRGRLHEQVVDSILAHAGQQRIGQAPIRILHHGYDPATFNIQAKIRRNLAILERYPPEERDSFFYYNLGTEYLRLGRWKEALANYREALRLTHPAKIYGPILVKRTINALMALRRFREAVGHLRYYQTLYPDFRDLVFLEALCHLETGRYTEAQECLRRYGVLPPPPIWYPVEKWPEPPETLAARIRPLVRRREGPPLSVCIIGRDEASCIGACIKSVAEIAAEIIFIDTGSTDQTPYLAYQLGAKVHRASWQNNFGTARNLALAAATGEWILVLDADEVLQEASRNALPELLKAADRDAYLLPIRTFLDRRLSLLNCYLKGSCRLFRNRNYRYQDAVDETILPAVEAAGGTVGCAPITVDHLHFLRPEKEIARRRAWKIAAIREHLTSAPAEQCCALGRESFYARDFTAATQYLGEAYQTLAKSAPPDIFALYALALINTGNYAQAIAVLTEGVAIHPDYTDLLYLLAVACFQRGDLGTAEQLFRRCLALGDAPWEKYLVTPGAGSYRVLLSLGPLYARTGRTKEAIATLLEAARHPAAFEPAVESLTILREELGVPPDQFLSEKGLCNTRSLSAVAQTLARTGQFAESLYYLLLASKESEKEPPPGDFAPLLQAMETLRTAFWHHFRLVGNQEGCSGG